From the genome of Gymnogyps californianus isolate 813 chromosome 17, ASM1813914v2, whole genome shotgun sequence, one region includes:
- the ASIP gene encoding agouti-signaling protein, whose protein sequence is MMRTRMESKNLFLSLLLCYSLLRAASSHMVIEEKTECNLSRSNKTDLSDLPPISIVDLTKRSQKVSRKEAENRKSSKKNAKAKTALKQRPTSAADCVPNFKICKPQLNSCCNYCALCKCRIFQTICQCLILNPKC, encoded by the exons ATGATGAGGACAAG GATGGAAAGTAAGAACCTCTTCCTAAGCCTGCTGCTCTGCTACAGTTTGCTCAGAGCTGCCAGTTCTCATATGGTAATTGAAGAGAAGACAGAATGCAACCTGTCAAGGAGCAACAAAACGGATCTCTCAGATCTCCCACCCATCTCCATAGTAG ATTTAACTAAAAGATCCCAGAAAGTCAGcaggaaagaggcagagaacAGGAAATCTTCCAAG aaaaatgCTAAAGCGAAGACAGCTCTGAAACAAAGGCCCACATCAGCTGCTGACTGTGTGCCAAACTTCAAAATCTGCAAACCACAGCTGAATTCATGTTGTAACTACTGCGCTTTGTGCAAATGCCGAATTTTTCAGACCATCTGCCAATGTCTAATATTGAACCCGAAGTGCTAA